The DNA sequence GCGAGCCCGGAATCGTCCGAAAGCGCCGGCAGTCCGGAAGCCTTGGCGGAGGCGAGCGCCTTGATCGTGGCGTTCTCCTCGAAGGTGGTGCCGGTTTCATCGGGCTCGATGAAGTTGAGGTCCGCCGCCGACTTCGCCTCGAAGCCGAGCGGGCCGATGAGATCGCGGATCTCTCGGATCTTGCCGGCGTTGTGGCTGGCGACGATCAGCGTCTTGTTGTCGAGTTTGCGCATAGTGTCTCGCTTCATGTTCATTCGATGGACCAGAGGCCCGGTTCCGCACATTCAAGGCTGTTTCCGGCCGGGTCGCGGAAATAGAAGGACCGCGCCCCGTTCGGCCAACGAAGATCGCTTTCGATGGTGACGCCGGACGCTTCGAGCTTCCCCTTCCAGGCGTCGAGCGCTTCAGCTGCGACCCGGAAACACATATGCCCCCGACCGGTCGTACCGTGCGGCGGTACCGGCAAGGCTGCGTCCGGCGCTGGCGGTTTCACCGTTTCGGCCGGATTGAAGATCAAGAGCACGCCTTGGCCGCAGCGGAAGAACACGTGCCGGTTACCGGCGCGGGTGATCCTTTGCAGGCCTAGAACGCCTCCGTAGAAGGCCTCGGCGGCATCGAGATCCGCCGCATAGAGTGCGGTCTCGAGAATGCCTTCCAGCGCCGGGGCCATTTCCGTTCCTTTCTTCAGCCGGCGATCGCCTGCTTCTGCAGCGCGACCAGTTCGGCAATGCCGTTCTTTGCCAGGCCCATCAGGCTTGCGAATTCCTCTTCCGAGAAGGGCTTGCCTTCGGCAGTGCCCTGGATCTCGACGATGCCGCCCGAACCGGTCATGACGAAGTTGGCATCGGTCTCGGCGGCCGAGTCTTCCAGATAGTCGAGGTCGATCACCGACTGGTTGGCAAAGATGCCGCAGGAGATGGCGGCGACATGGTCCTTCAAGACCTTCTCGACCTTGACCATGTTGCGGGCTTCCATCCACTTCAGGCAATCGTACAGCGCGACCCAGGCGCCGGTGATCGAGGCCGTGCGGGTGCCGCCGTCGGCCTGAATGACGTCGCAGTCGATCGAGATCTGGCGTTCGCCGAGCGCCGGCAGGTCGACGACCGCGCGCAGCGATCGGCCGATCAGTCGCTGGATTTCCTGGGTGCGGCCGCTCTGCTTGCCGTTTGCGGCCTCCCGCTTCATGCGCTCGCCGGTGGCGCGCGGCAGCATGCCGTATTCCGCCGTAACCCAGCCCTTGCCGCCGTTGCGCAGCCAGGCCGGTACCTTTTCTTCAAGGCTGGCGGTGCACAGCACGTGCGTGTCGCCGAACCGCACCAGACAGGAGCCTTCCGCGTGCTTGGAAAAATTGCGCTCGAAGGAAACCTTGCGCATTTGATCGGTTTTTCTGCCGGATGGCCGCATCGTCAAACTCCTATCGTATCTGGTGAGCCTTCTAGAGCATGGCGCAAGCAAAGGGAACCGGTGGATAGCCGGGGGACTGATCGATTTTTCCCTTTTGCCATCGGGCGGCAGGATCACTATATTCCGGGCACCGCAGGATGTGCCTGCAAGTGTGGAGTGACATGGTACTGCGCAATCCCGGAGCAATGGAAATCGCAGCGGCGCTGGACGAGCGCTCGGGCGAGATTTTCCGTCGCATCGTGGAAACCTATCTGACGAGCGGCGAGCCGCTCGGCTCGCGCAATCTGTCGCGGCTCCTGCCGATGTCGCTCTCTCCCGCTTCCGTTCGCAATGTGATGAGCGATCTCGAAGACCTCGGTCTCATCTACTCGCCGCATGTCAGCGCCGGCCGTCTGCCGACCCAGACGGGGCTGCGCTTCTTCGTTGATGCCTTCATGCAGGTCGGCAAACTCTCGGTCGAGGATCGGGCGTCGATCGACCGGCAGGTGCGGCGCGATGACCACAAGCAGCCGGTCGATGCGCTGCTGACCGAAGCCAGTCAGATGCTGTCGGGCATGTCACGTGGGGCCGGCCTCGTCATCACCGCCAAGGCCGATCCCGTGCTGAAGCATGTCGAGTTCATTCGCCTGGCGCCGACCAAGGCGCTTGCCGTTCTCGTCGGCGAGCACGACCAGGTGGAAAACCGCATCATCGAACTCCCCGCCGGGGTCACCAGCTCGCAGCTCACCGAAGCGGCGAACTTCCTCAACGCCCATCTTGCTGGCCAGACGATCGCCGAGGTGCGCACCCAGCTCGAAAAGGTGAAGCAGACGGTGCGCGGCGAACTCGACGCGCTGTCGCAGGACCTCGTCGAGCGCGGCCTTGCCATCTGGTCGGGGAATGAAGGTGATGAGAAGCCGGCGCGATTGATCGTGCGCGGCCGCGCCAACCTGCTCGAAGGACTTGAGGGAGCCGAGGATATCGATCGGCTCCGAATGCTCTTCGACGACCTCGAAAAGAAGGACAGCCTGATCGAACTGCTCGATCTTGCCGAGAGCGGCCCGGGTGTCCGGATTTTCATCGGCTCGGAAAACAAGCTGTTCTCTCTCTCCGGCTCCTCGCTGATCGTCGCGCCCTATCGCGATGGCGAGGATCGCATTGTCGGCGCGGTCGGTGTCATCGGGCCGACGCGGCTCAACTATTCGCGCATCGTGCCGATGGTCGATTATACCGCGCAGCTGATGTCGCGGCTTTCCCGTTAAAGGCGGGCTTTTGGCCGCGCACGCGATTGAACCCTTGATTTTTCGGCCCCAAACCTCGATATCGGCTTCAAATCCAGTCCCAGGGCATTTTTGCTGAAACGCAGGCTCGCGCTTGCGACGTGGAAATGCGAAGGACGATAGAGACGACACTGCGGAGAACGTCATGACCGACGATACGAACAAGCACGGACCTGAGGCCACCGACGAGGTATTTGATGCCGCGCCCGATGCCGCTGAAGCTGCGCCGGTTGCCGAGCCCGATCCGTTGGAACTCGCCAAGGCAGAGAGCGCCGAGCTGCGCGACAAGTATCTTCGGCTTGCCGCCGAAATGGACAATCTGCGCCGTCGCACCGAGCGCGACGTCAAGGATGCCAAATCCTACTCTGTCGCCGGTTTTGCCCGCGACATGCTGGCCGTTTCGGACAACCTGCGCCGCGCGCTCGATGCCATTCCGGCCGAAGCCAAGGAGGCTGGTGAAGCCGGCCTCAACACGCTGATCGAAGGCGTGGAAATGACCGAGCGCTCGATGCTTTCGGCGCTTGAGCGCCACGGCGTCAAGAAGCTGGAGCCGGAAGGCCAGAAGTTCGACCCGAACTTCCACCAGGCAATGTTCGAGATTCCCAATGCGGAGGTGCCGAACAACACGGTGCTGCAGGTCGTCCAGGCCGGTTACGTGATCGGTGATCGCGTTCTGCGTCCGGCGATGGTAGGCGTCTCCAAGGGCGGCCCGAAGGTCGTGGCCGCCGAAAACGGCGACGCACCGTCTGCCTGATCCAACTGGCCAGAGCTTAAAAAACGCCGCGCAATCTTCGCGCGGCGTTTTTGTTTGGGCGAAAGACCGGAGCGGCGCCAGCCACAATCGCTATCCGAAAAGCTGCTGCAGGTGATCGTTGAGGAAGCGGCCCTCTGGATCGACCTTGGCCCTCAGCGCCCGGAAGTCGCCCGCACGCGGATAGAGCGCGGTCACGTCCTCGGCGCCGAGGAAATGCAGCTTGCCCCAGTGCGGTCGTGAGCCGTACTGCCGCAGGATCGTATCGACGTCCTTCAGATAGTCCCAATAGTCGGTGCCCGGCTCGCCCGAGACCGAGAGCGTGATCGAGTCTTGCTCGAAGAAAGGGCTGATCCAGCCCGTGTCTCCGGCGGTGAAACGGTACTCGATCGGATAGATGCAGGTCGGGTGCTTTTCCAGCATCAGCTTGCGCACCGCTTTCACCGCTTCCTTGCCGTGGGCGACGGGCACCGCATACTCCAGTTCGTGGAAATTCGGCACGTATTCGATCGGGTAGATCTCGGAGGAATAGGCGATCTTCTCGAAGCGTTGCTCCATCGGCACCTCGTCGGTGATGTCGATCACCTTCATCTCGCAGACGTCGGAAGTGCTGTCCGTCGTCGAGACCGACGCGGTGTCCGGCAGACAATAGCAATGCCGGCTCTCGGGCACCGGGCACCAGAAGAAGCCAAAATGGCGGTGCTTGGCGGCAAGTTCATCGTGCTGCTCGATCATTTCGTCGAAGGTGCAGCGCCAGAGCTTTTCGTGGAGGTTGTAGCTGTCCATCGCCTGCAGCGTGATCTCCGAGATCACGCCGAGCATGCCGACCGACACGCGCGCGGCCTCGAGCAGGTCCGGCGTCGTTTCATCGACGATGAGAATGCTGCCATCCGGCTGCACCAGGCGCATGCCGACGATCTGCGAGGCCATGTTGCCAAGCTTGGCACCGGTCCCATGCGTACCGGTCGTGAGCGCGCCAGCCAGCGCCTGACTGTCGATGTCGCCCTGATTGATCAGCGACAGGCCGTTCGATTTCAGCACCTTGCCGAGTTGATTGATGGTCGTGCCGGCCTTCACCGCGACGCGCTTGCGTGCGTAATCGATGCCGACGACACCCTGCATGCTGGAGAGCGTCAGTTGCAGCCCGCTGGTGAGCGCCACCGGGGTGAAGGAATGGCCGGAACCGGCGCAGCGCACGTTCAGCCCTTGCGACGTCGCCTCGCGCACCATTTCGGCCAGCGCCGCCTCGCTGTCCGGCGCGCCGCGATGGCGCACGATGCATGATTGGTTTCCGACCCAGTTGCGCCAGTGGCCACCTGCCTGAAGCATTTTCCCCTCCCTCAAACCGCGGTGAAGCAATTGTCGACGAACAGATGCGTGCCGTTGATGAAGCTCGCCTCGTCGCTGACCAGAAACAGCGCCGCATTCGCCACCTCTTTCGGGTCGCACATGCGGCCCTGCTGTGCGGCAATGGCTGCCTCAGAGACGTCGACGCCATATTTGCTGAGGCCGACAAGCTCGCGCTTGCCATGATCGGTGGCGATGAAGCCGGGGCAGACGGCGTTGCAGCGGATGCCGCGGTCGCGGAACTCGACGGCGATGGCGCGGGCGAACATGTGGCAAGCCCCTTTGGTCGTGTCGTAGAGTACCTCCATCGGCGTCGCGGCCACGGCAGAGATCGACGAGGTGCACACGATGCTGCCGCCACCGGCGGAAAGCATTCCGGGCAGAACCGCCTTGGTCATCAGGAACATGCTGCGCACATTCACCGCCATCAACCGGTCCCACTCTTCCTCTTCCGTTTCAAGGAAGGGGCCTACGGCCAGAATGCCGGCGTGATTGAAGAGCACGGTGATCGCGCCGAACGCCGCTTCGACGGTTTTGACGGCCGACGTCACCTCGGCTGAGACCGAGACGTCGGCGGGTGCGAAGATCGCCTCGCCGCCATTGGCGCGGATCGCTGCCGCGACCTCCTCACCCTTGCTGCGCGGCAGGTCGACGATGCCGACCTTGGCGCCTTCGCGTGCGAAAAGCTCTGATGCCGCCAAGCCGCATCCACCCGCGCCACCGCTGATCAGTGCCACCTTGCCTGAAAGCCTGCCTGCCATTGCGCTCTCCTCATCGCGTTCGTCGCCGCGCTCGCCAAGGGCGATCCGTTTTTTACGACGAACTGTTGCTCTCTCCCGGGGGAATTATTGTTGACGAAGCAGGGGCTGTCGATATCCCATGGGGGATACGGGGAGCGGGGGATGAAACCGGAATGCTGGCAAGGGAGTCCGCCGATATATCGGCGATGATCGGTCTGATCGGCACGCAGGATTTCGGCCAGGCGCTCGACCGGATGCTCAGATCGGTCACCAGCTTCGATCTCTCTGTCGCCTTTGCCTATCCCTACGACGCAAGGCCGATCGTGCTGCACGACGGCTACACGGCGAAAGTATCGGCAAGCGCGCTGTCTGCCTATCTCGGCGGCGCCTATCTGCTCGATCCCTTCTACGTAGCCTGCTGTGCTGGCCAGCGGGCCGGGCTCTGGCGCATGCGTGAACTCGCGCCGGACCGGTTCTTCCAGTCAGATTTCTCTTCGTCCGCCGAGGTTCATCCCTGCGTGTCGATGGAAAAGGGTGTCCTGGTGGAGGAGGTGGGCTTCGTCATTCCGCTCGATGGTGGCCTGCAGGCGACCTACTCGCTGATGCGTGGCCGTGGCGGAGAGCCCTTCAGTGAGGCCGAACTCGAGCGACTGCGCGTGTACGAGCCGATCGTGCGCGAGGCGGTCCGCTCGAACTGGCGCCAGCAGGGCCAGAGCTTTGCGCCGCCGCCCTCGGAAGAGGGCGACGATGCGATGGAGGCGGCGTTCGACAGCCTTTGTTCGGACCGGCTGACGAAGCAGCAGCGCAACATCGTTCGCCTGATCCTCAGGGGGCACAGCAACCTTTCGATCGGCAAGGTGATGAACATTGCCGAAGGAACGGTCCGGATCCATCGCAAGAACATCTATCGCCGGCTCGGCATTTCGAGCCAGGGCGCTTTGTTCCGGATTTTCATAGATCATTTGAACGGTCGTCAGTTTTACTGACGCGGGCACTGCGCGTCCGCCGGACGCGCGCCGTTCGCTATTTTCAGGCGGCGTGCGAGGTCGCGTCGTCGTCGAGCAGCGTGTAGATCGCGCTGGCGGAATCGCTCGAGCGGATCTTGGCGACCATATCCTGATCGCGCAGGACGCGGGCAATGCGCGACAGGGCCTTGAGATGATCAGCGCCGGCGCCTTCCGGGGCGAGCAGCAAGAAGACGAGATCGACCGGCTGGTCGTCGAGCGCTTCGAAATCGACAGGCGTTTCCAGTCGCGCAAAGATGCCGATGATCGAGGGAAGATTGTTGAGCTTGCCGTGCGGGATGGCGATGCCATTGCCGACGCCGGTGGAGCCAAGACGCTCCCGCTGCAGGATCACGTCGAAGATTTCGCGCTCGGGAAGCCCGGTGATCTTAGATGCTTTTGCCGCCAATTCCTGGAGGAGCTGTTTTTTCGAGTTGGCCCTCATGGCCGGGATGATCGCATTTTGATGCAGTAGACCTGCCAATGCCATTCTTTTGTCCTCGTTCGCCGGTTAGAGCCGGACAACATCATCATAAATGCGTCGCAATGGCTCTAACCATCTTTGTCATGGCGGGTTCCATGCACAGAAAAGTCACACTTTCCGGCCTGCCCGCTGATTATGGGCGCGGGGAGCGCCGGCGTGCCGGCACTCCCCTATCCGCTCATGCTTTGATATTGGCAGCGTCAATCCAGCCAATATTTCCATCGTTGCGTCTGTAGACGATATTCAGATCGTCCTTGCCGGGGCTACGGAACATCAGGACGGGTTCATCGGTCATGTCGAGCGCCATCACAGCGCTGGCGACAGACATCGTCCTCAATTGTTTCGTGCTTTCGGCGACGATCGTCGGTGCATAATCCTCGGGGACCTCATCGTCCTCGAACGGCACCGAATCCATCACTGTGTAAGCCACTTCGGCAGCGTTCTGTCCGTTGCCGTTATGGTGATCCTTCAGCTTGCGCTTGTAGCGACGCAGACGCTTTTCGATGCGATCTGACGCCGCGTCAAACGCAGCCTGTGGGTCGTTCGCCTGACCGTTCGCCTGCATAACCACGCCCGTATCGAGATGAAGCTTGCAGTCGGCGCTGAAGCGCGGCCCGGATTTTTCCACAGTGACCTGGCTTGAATATCCTCCGTCGAAATATTTGGTAACGGCCTGCTCGATCTGCTCGCCGATGCGGGCTCGGAACGAATCGCCGATTTCCATCTGTTTACCGGATACACGCACACTCATGGAGTTTCCTCTCTCGTTCGTGATTTGCGCAGCCAGTCTATTCCAAGCGGTCCCGTCATCCAAGCCTTTCAGACTTGCGGGCGCGCCTCTGTCGCAGCTACCGGTCGTACCGGTCCGCTTCCGGGGCGAGCATGTCCCCGGCAATTGCGGCGGGCTCATATCGCCTGTGTCGGAGAGAGTCAATCGAAGGTCGCAAAAAAGTTAATGCGGCTTAACTTCCGGTGCTCAGAAACCGGAGGCCTTGGCCAGAGCCCGCTTTTCCCGTCGCCGCTGCACGGAGGAGGGGATGCTCATCGCCTCGCGATATTTGGCGACAGTGCGGCGGGCAAGGTCGATACCAGCCTTCTTGAGGATGTCGACGATATCGTCATCGGAAAGCACCGCTTCGGCGCGCTCTTCCTGGATCATGGTGCGGATCCGGTGGCGCACCGCTTCTGCCGAATGGCTGTCGCCACCCTCGGCCGAGCCGATCGAGACGGTGAAGAAATATTTGAGTTCGAACAGCCCGCGCGGCGTCAGCATGTATTTGTTCGAGGTGACGCGGCTGACGGTCGATTCATGCATCTTGATCGCGTCGGCCACCGTCTTGAGGTTCAGCGGCCGCAGGTGGCCGATGCCGTTGGCAAGGAAGGCGTCCTGCTGGCGGACGATCTCGGTCGCAACCTTCATGATCGTCCGGGCGCGCTGGTCGAGGCTGCGTGTCAGCCAGTTGGCATTCTGCAGGCATTCGTTGAGGAAGGCCTGGTCGGCGCTGTTCTTCTGCGTACCACGCGAGACCGAAGCGAAATAGTCCTGGTTGACCAGCACCCGCGGCAGGGCGTCCGGATTGAGTTCGACCATCCATGAGCCGTCGGGCGCGGTCCGAACGACGATGTCGGGCACGATCGCCTCGCTGACGCTGGTCTCGAAACTGGTTCCGGGCTTCGGATCGAGCTTGCGGATTTCCGCCAGCATGTCGATCAGGTCCTCTTCGTCGACGCCGCAGATCTTCTTCAGCGTCGCGAAATCGCGCCGTGCCAGCAATTCGAGATTGGCAAGCAATGCCTCCATCGCCGGATCGAGGCGGTCGCGGGCGCGCAGCTGGATCGCAAGACATTCGCCGAGCGAACGCGCGAAGACGCCGGGCGGATCGAACTGCTGCAGCGTCAGCAATACCCGCACGACATCCGCGTGTGCTGCGCCCAGCCGTTCGGCGACTTCGCCAAGGTCCGCCTGAAGATAGCCGGCGTCGTCGAGCTGATCGATAAGGTGCTGTGCGACCAAGCGGTCCGAAGGGGCAGGCAGCGCGAAGGGTAGCTGCTCCGTGAGCGTCTCCCGCAGGCTCTTGCGGCCTGCGACGAAGTCGTCGAGGTCGTAGTCGTCGCCCTCGCCACCGCCCGGCATCGATTTCCACTGGCCGAGCAGTTCGGGTGCATCGGCGCGTTGCGGCGCCGTGTCGTCCTGAAACACATTGGCGAAGTCGGCGTCGAGCTGCTCGCCGAGCCGTTCGCCGGTGGGCGATGTGGCGCTGTCGTAGAGATCGGCCTGCCCACCCGTTTCGTCGCCTGTTCCGGCCTCGTCGCCAACCATGACGTCGCCGCGCTCAGCCATGCCTGGCAGATCGTCATTCGCCTGAAATTCAAGCAGCGGGTTCTTTTCGACTTCCTGGGCGATGAACTGGTTGAGCTCGAGATGCGTCATCTGCAGCAGCTGAATCGACTGCATCAGCTGTGGTGTCATCACCAGAGACTGGGACTGGCGCAGATGAAGGCTGGCGGACAGTGCCATGCTGACGCGAAACTCCCGAGAAAATCTCTTGGGCCGCGGTGCTTCTCCGGTCGCCGGGGTGGCCCTTATCAATTGGCCCAAAAATTGCTTATCGAGAAGGTTTGGTCAAGCGTGGTCGCGGGCGGAATCGCCCGCGACGCGGCTTCAAAGGCTGAAATTGTCGCCGAGATAGAGCCGGCGCACGTCAGGATTGGTGACAATATCGTTGGCGCGACCGTGGGTCAGCACTTCGCCGGCATGGATAATATAGGCGCGGTCGATGAGGCCGAGCGTCTCGCGAACGTTGTGGTCAGTGATCAGCACGCCGATGCCGCGCGAGGTCAGGTGACGGACAAGCGCCTGGATATCGGCGACCGAGATCGGATCGACGCCGGCAAAGGGCTCGTCGAGCAGCATGAAGGTCGGGTCGGTCGCAAGCGCACGGGCGATTTCGAGACGCCGCCGCTCGCCACCCGAAAGCGCAATCGCCGGGGACTTGCGCAGATGGGTAATGTTGAACTCGCCGAGCAGGTCGTTGAGCTTGCTCTCGCGCCGCTCCAGGTTCTTGTCATGGACCTCGAGCACGGCGCGGATGTTTTCCTCGACCGTCAGTCCGCGAAAGATCGACGCTTCCTGCGGCAGGTAGCCGACGCCAAGACGGGCGCGCCGGTACATCGGCATGGTCGTGACGTCGTTGCCGTTGATCTCGATCGAGCCTTCATCGACCGGCACGAGGCCAGTGATCATATAGAAGCAGGTCGTCTTGCCGGCGCCGTTCGGCCCGAGCAATCCGACAGCCTCGCCGCGCCGCACCACCAGTGAAACGCCGTTGACGACCCGACGCTCGCGATAGGCCTTCGTCAGGCCGCGCGCGATCAGCGTGCCGTCGTAACGAGCCTTGTCGACCGCGTGTCCGGAAGCGACCGCAGCTGTCGCCGACGGCTTTCGGACCCGTTTGCGCTTGTGAAGGAAAGGAAATTGCACGAGCGGTCTACGTCAGTTCTTCTTGCGGGACTGCGGGTCGAGCTGGATCTGCACGCGGCCGCCGCAGGCTTCGAGCTGAGCCTCCCCGGTTTCCATTTGAACGTTGAGCTGGCAGCCGACGAAGACGTTCTTGCCTTCCGACAGCACCACCTTGTCGCCCTTGAGCACGAAGACCTGCTTCGTCATGTCGAAAGAACCGGTGTCTGCCGTTGCCTGCTGCGTGCCCGAGCTCAGGAAGACCTTCTGGCTGACCTCGATGCGGTCGATGTCGGCGTCACCGCTCGAAACCGAGCCGCCGCCGGACTTGTAGAAGACCACCATGTTGCCGGCCTGGAGCGTCGTCGTGCCCTGGACGACCTTGACGTTGCCGGTAAAGATCGCCTTGCTCTCCGGATCCTTGATCTCGAGCTTGTCGCTCTCGATCTGAATGGGCTTGTCGTTGGAGAGTTCAAGGCCCTTCATCTTGCTGGATGTGGCCTGCGCCGAAGCGCCCGAGACAATAATCAAAGCGCCGACGCCGGCTATCGCCAGGCTGGCGGAAATCTTGAAAAAAGAGGCGGTTGTGACCGACATGGAGTGCACCGGGTCCTATTTCGCGTTCTTGCGGATGGCGGCGGGCTCGACGTTCACCCTCACCATGCCCTCAAATATTACAATACGTCCCTTATCCGTCATTCGCAGCGTCTGCGCAATGATCGAACCGCCCTTCATGCTGATCGCAACGGGCTGTTTCGATTCCATCTCGCCGGCATTGATGTCCAGATAGGCCGACTGAAAGTCGGCGTTGATGCCATTATTGACGGAAATGGTGAACGGGGCGTTCATGTCGAGCGTATTGGCGCCGCGGTCGTAGATGCCGTTGGTGGCGTCCACGGTCGCGACCATCGAATCCTTCATCGGCATTTCCGCATGGATCGTCTGCAGCGTGATGATATCCGGATTGGCGATATCCTGGAGCGCTCGCTGGGCCTTCATCGAATAGCTTATGCCCTGCTTGTTTCGGCCGGAGATGGCCGGATTCTGCATCACGATCTTACCGTCCTCGATCGTCGCCGTTTCGAGTT is a window from the Ensifer adhaerens genome containing:
- a CDS encoding VOC family protein — protein: MAPALEGILETALYAADLDAAEAFYGGVLGLQRITRAGNRHVFFRCGQGVLLIFNPAETVKPPAPDAALPVPPHGTTGRGHMCFRVAAEALDAWKGKLEASGVTIESDLRWPNGARSFYFRDPAGNSLECAEPGLWSIE
- the rph gene encoding ribonuclease PH is translated as MRPSGRKTDQMRKVSFERNFSKHAEGSCLVRFGDTHVLCTASLEEKVPAWLRNGGKGWVTAEYGMLPRATGERMKREAANGKQSGRTQEIQRLIGRSLRAVVDLPALGERQISIDCDVIQADGGTRTASITGAWVALYDCLKWMEARNMVKVEKVLKDHVAAISCGIFANQSVIDLDYLEDSAAETDANFVMTGSGGIVEIQGTAEGKPFSEEEFASLMGLAKNGIAELVALQKQAIAG
- the hrcA gene encoding heat-inducible transcriptional repressor HrcA, whose protein sequence is MVLRNPGAMEIAAALDERSGEIFRRIVETYLTSGEPLGSRNLSRLLPMSLSPASVRNVMSDLEDLGLIYSPHVSAGRLPTQTGLRFFVDAFMQVGKLSVEDRASIDRQVRRDDHKQPVDALLTEASQMLSGMSRGAGLVITAKADPVLKHVEFIRLAPTKALAVLVGEHDQVENRIIELPAGVTSSQLTEAANFLNAHLAGQTIAEVRTQLEKVKQTVRGELDALSQDLVERGLAIWSGNEGDEKPARLIVRGRANLLEGLEGAEDIDRLRMLFDDLEKKDSLIELLDLAESGPGVRIFIGSENKLFSLSGSSLIVAPYRDGEDRIVGAVGVIGPTRLNYSRIVPMVDYTAQLMSRLSR
- the grpE gene encoding nucleotide exchange factor GrpE, with the translated sequence MTDDTNKHGPEATDEVFDAAPDAAEAAPVAEPDPLELAKAESAELRDKYLRLAAEMDNLRRRTERDVKDAKSYSVAGFARDMLAVSDNLRRALDAIPAEAKEAGEAGLNTLIEGVEMTERSMLSALERHGVKKLEPEGQKFDPNFHQAMFEIPNAEVPNNTVLQVVQAGYVIGDRVLRPAMVGVSKGGPKVVAAENGDAPSA
- a CDS encoding D-arabinono-1,4-lactone oxidase yields the protein MLQAGGHWRNWVGNQSCIVRHRGAPDSEAALAEMVREATSQGLNVRCAGSGHSFTPVALTSGLQLTLSSMQGVVGIDYARKRVAVKAGTTINQLGKVLKSNGLSLINQGDIDSQALAGALTTGTHGTGAKLGNMASQIVGMRLVQPDGSILIVDETTPDLLEAARVSVGMLGVISEITLQAMDSYNLHEKLWRCTFDEMIEQHDELAAKHRHFGFFWCPVPESRHCYCLPDTASVSTTDSTSDVCEMKVIDITDEVPMEQRFEKIAYSSEIYPIEYVPNFHELEYAVPVAHGKEAVKAVRKLMLEKHPTCIYPIEYRFTAGDTGWISPFFEQDSITLSVSGEPGTDYWDYLKDVDTILRQYGSRPHWGKLHFLGAEDVTALYPRAGDFRALRAKVDPEGRFLNDHLQQLFG
- a CDS encoding SDR family NAD(P)-dependent oxidoreductase, whose translation is MAGRLSGKVALISGGAGGCGLAASELFAREGAKVGIVDLPRSKGEEVAAAIRANGGEAIFAPADVSVSAEVTSAVKTVEAAFGAITVLFNHAGILAVGPFLETEEEEWDRLMAVNVRSMFLMTKAVLPGMLSAGGGSIVCTSSISAVAATPMEVLYDTTKGACHMFARAIAVEFRDRGIRCNAVCPGFIATDHGKRELVGLSKYGVDVSEAAIAAQQGRMCDPKEVANAALFLVSDEASFINGTHLFVDNCFTAV
- a CDS encoding helix-turn-helix transcriptional regulator; amino-acid sequence: MLARESADISAMIGLIGTQDFGQALDRMLRSVTSFDLSVAFAYPYDARPIVLHDGYTAKVSASALSAYLGGAYLLDPFYVACCAGQRAGLWRMRELAPDRFFQSDFSSSAEVHPCVSMEKGVLVEEVGFVIPLDGGLQATYSLMRGRGGEPFSEAELERLRVYEPIVREAVRSNWRQQGQSFAPPPSEEGDDAMEAAFDSLCSDRLTKQQRNIVRLILRGHSNLSIGKVMNIAEGTVRIHRKNIYRRLGISSQGALFRIFIDHLNGRQFY
- the ptsN gene encoding PTS IIA-like nitrogen regulatory protein PtsN — protein: MALAGLLHQNAIIPAMRANSKKQLLQELAAKASKITGLPEREIFDVILQRERLGSTGVGNGIAIPHGKLNNLPSIIGIFARLETPVDFEALDDQPVDLVFLLLAPEGAGADHLKALSRIARVLRDQDMVAKIRSSDSASAIYTLLDDDATSHAA
- the hpf gene encoding ribosome hibernation-promoting factor, HPF/YfiA family, with the translated sequence MSVRVSGKQMEIGDSFRARIGEQIEQAVTKYFDGGYSSQVTVEKSGPRFSADCKLHLDTGVVMQANGQANDPQAAFDAASDRIEKRLRRYKRKLKDHHNGNGQNAAEVAYTVMDSVPFEDDEVPEDYAPTIVAESTKQLRTMSVASAVMALDMTDEPVLMFRSPGKDDLNIVYRRNDGNIGWIDAANIKA
- the rpoN gene encoding RNA polymerase factor sigma-54, which produces MALSASLHLRQSQSLVMTPQLMQSIQLLQMTHLELNQFIAQEVEKNPLLEFQANDDLPGMAERGDVMVGDEAGTGDETGGQADLYDSATSPTGERLGEQLDADFANVFQDDTAPQRADAPELLGQWKSMPGGGEGDDYDLDDFVAGRKSLRETLTEQLPFALPAPSDRLVAQHLIDQLDDAGYLQADLGEVAERLGAAHADVVRVLLTLQQFDPPGVFARSLGECLAIQLRARDRLDPAMEALLANLELLARRDFATLKKICGVDEEDLIDMLAEIRKLDPKPGTSFETSVSEAIVPDIVVRTAPDGSWMVELNPDALPRVLVNQDYFASVSRGTQKNSADQAFLNECLQNANWLTRSLDQRARTIMKVATEIVRQQDAFLANGIGHLRPLNLKTVADAIKMHESTVSRVTSNKYMLTPRGLFELKYFFTVSIGSAEGGDSHSAEAVRHRIRTMIQEERAEAVLSDDDIVDILKKAGIDLARRTVAKYREAMSIPSSVQRRREKRALAKASGF
- the lptB gene encoding LPS export ABC transporter ATP-binding protein, with amino-acid sequence MQFPFLHKRKRVRKPSATAAVASGHAVDKARYDGTLIARGLTKAYRERRVVNGVSLVVRRGEAVGLLGPNGAGKTTCFYMITGLVPVDEGSIEINGNDVTTMPMYRRARLGVGYLPQEASIFRGLTVEENIRAVLEVHDKNLERRESKLNDLLGEFNITHLRKSPAIALSGGERRRLEIARALATDPTFMLLDEPFAGVDPISVADIQALVRHLTSRGIGVLITDHNVRETLGLIDRAYIIHAGEVLTHGRANDIVTNPDVRRLYLGDNFSL
- a CDS encoding LptA/OstA family protein, giving the protein MSVTTASFFKISASLAIAGVGALIIVSGASAQATSSKMKGLELSNDKPIQIESDKLEIKDPESKAIFTGNVKVVQGTTTLQAGNMVVFYKSGGGSVSSGDADIDRIEVSQKVFLSSGTQQATADTGSFDMTKQVFVLKGDKVVLSEGKNVFVGCQLNVQMETGEAQLEACGGRVQIQLDPQSRKKN
- the lptC gene encoding LPS export ABC transporter periplasmic protein LptC — encoded protein: MLNHAPAPGIFADTGESSADAYALAARHSVRVRRLKVILPVVAGVIAVIFAAVSFVRAFMPVDLQLETATIEDGKIVMQNPAISGRNKQGISYSMKAQRALQDIANPDIITLQTIHAEMPMKDSMVATVDATNGIYDRGANTLDMNAPFTISVNNGINADFQSAYLDINAGEMESKQPVAISMKGGSIIAQTLRMTDKGRIVIFEGMVRVNVEPAAIRKNAK